The DNA window GCTTTCAAACGACAGTACCAGCAAACACCCGGACAGATAAAGCGGTAATTATTTTATGTTGATAATAGTTTCTGCTTTTTTTAACCCTGTATCCGTTTGTGCCAGCACTTTAATTTTACCGCCTGCACCTTTTTTAGCTTTTATAATAACCTGGGCCATTCCGTTGTAGGCAGGGCGAACCAGGCTACTGAATGATATAAGACAAGTAGCATCCCCATTGTCTGTTGCCACAATTTCACCAGGTCCTTCTATCGAAAAATTCAGATTATCTGATGCATCAGGTACCATCCTATTGTTTTCATCACAAACAAGTAATTTGATATAACACAGATCCACTCCATCGGCTTTTACCGTATTGGTTTCAGGCAACAGCAACAGTTTTTGCCTGGGGCCAACTGTACGCATGGTGTCCGTAGCCCACACTTTCCCGTTTTTATAGGCTACCACCCTTAATTCACCTGGTTGATAGACAACACTATCCCAAACCAGCCGGAAATCTTCACCGGGTCGCTTATACTTCTTTCCTTTACTTTCCCCGTTCAGAAAAAGTTCTGCCATATCACCAGAGGTATAAACATGCACAGGTGTGATACTATCCTTTCTTCCAGGCCATGTCCAGTGAGGCATGATGTGTGCCATCGGGTAATCCGGCCTCCAGTGCGCCTGATAGCTATAAAATCTGTCTTTAGGGAAGCCACATAAATCAACAATTCCAAAATAGCTGCTCCTGGAAGGAGGATTCTTTTTTCTGATTTCCTCCAATGCTTTTTCCAGTTCCTTTCGTTTGGTGGAGTCAGTACGGAAATTCAACAAATTGGTTTCATCAGAATTGAAAGGCGTTGGTTCTCCCAGGTAATCAAACCCCGTCCAAACGAATTCGCCCAATAAATGCGGGTATCTGGCATTTATCCTGAACTGCTCATCCGGAGAGCATCCCCAACCCGGCCAGGCAACGTCATAAGAGGTGACCTGATAGTTTTCATAGTTGGTCCCAAAAAAATACGTTCCTCTGGAGCTTACACATGATGATGTTTCACTTCCCATCGTTGGTTTATTCTTAAAGCGCTCATCATTATCCCACTGTGGCTGTTTTGAAAAGAAATAATTGACACCCATTAAATCCAGGCAGGCAGCAGCTCCGCTGGCTCTTCCGCCATCCGGGTCATTATATGCATTTGAAACCGGGCGTGTGGGATCTTCTCTATGTACGATATCCGTAAGCTCCCGGGTAATCGCCACATCCTGCTGGTCCATCACTTCATTTCCTATAGACCATATTATCACAGCAGGATGGTTTCTATCTCTGTGTACCATCGCTACCAGGTCTTTTTCATGCCATTCAGGAAAGAGTTTGTTGTAATCGTTTTTACGTTTGCCTCTCTTCCAGGCGTCAAATGATTCATCCCATACCAAAAGGCCCATCTGATCAGCAAGTTCGAGCAATTCCGGCGCAGGAGGGTTATGCGAAGTACGGATAGCATTACAACCCATGTTTTTCATAATGGTAAGCTGACGTCGCAGCGCAGCAGTATTAATAGCTGCACCCAATGAACCCAGATCATGATGCAGACATACACCCTTGATCTCAGTTCTTTTACCATTCAGTAAAAATCCTTTCCCATGTGTAAATTCCAGCTTTCGAATACCAAAAACTGTATTATAAATATCCGGTTTCATACCCGGTGTATTTACAGTAGTTCTGGCAATATATACAGCCGGAGTTTCTAATGTCCATAACCTGGGAGCAGACAGTGTCAGGTGCGCAGAAAGCTCCCTGGTACTATCAGGAGAGATTTGCACAGACTGAGGTTTAAAATAAGCGACCTTTCTGCCCATATTTTTTCCATCCGGAGACTCAAACAATTCTGTCGTTACCTGGCTGGTCATGTGTTTCCTGCCCTGGTTTTGTATATTTACTTTTAAACAAACATCAGCCTGTCTTTCAGAAATATTATCCGTAGTGATATAGGTACCCCAATGAGCAGTATGAACGGGTTGCGTTTTTACCAACCAGACATGCCGGTATAATCCTGCACCAGGATACCACCTGGAATCCCAGGATTCTGTGTCCAGTCTTACAGCCACCGTGTTATCCTTTCCGAAATTAAGAAATGGGGTGATGTCCATTCTGAAAGAGCTGTAACCATAGGGCCAGGTCCCTACATACTTACCGTTGACCCATATTTTGGCGTAGGCCATTGCACCATCAAAATCAAGAAAAATTCTTCTGCCTGCATCTTTGGTATCTACTACAAATTTCTTGCGGTACCATCCGATTCCTTTCCAGGGCAGCTTTCCTGTATTTCCGGAAAGTTCTATTCTAAAAGGGCCTGCAATTGCCCAGTCATGTGGCAGATCCAATTGTGTCCATTGATGATCATCAAGACCGGACTGTTCAAGTCCGGCAGGTTCGGGCATTTGAGAGCCATCTGCCTGTAATCCAA is part of the Chitinophaga flava genome and encodes:
- the galB gene encoding beta-galactosidase GalB — encoded protein: MNRITALLVLLLTWMPSGDVFSQSQMHREGNADVQSFDSEWRFRRFGLQADGSQMPEPAGLEQSGLDDHQWTQLDLPHDWAIAGPFRIELSGNTGKLPWKGIGWYRKKFVVDTKDAGRRIFLDFDGAMAYAKIWVNGKYVGTWPYGYSSFRMDITPFLNFGKDNTVAVRLDTESWDSRWYPGAGLYRHVWLVKTQPVHTAHWGTYITTDNISERQADVCLKVNIQNQGRKHMTSQVTTELFESPDGKNMGRKVAYFKPQSVQISPDSTRELSAHLTLSAPRLWTLETPAVYIARTTVNTPGMKPDIYNTVFGIRKLEFTHGKGFLLNGKRTEIKGVCLHHDLGSLGAAINTAALRRQLTIMKNMGCNAIRTSHNPPAPELLELADQMGLLVWDESFDAWKRGKRKNDYNKLFPEWHEKDLVAMVHRDRNHPAVIIWSIGNEVMDQQDVAITRELTDIVHREDPTRPVSNAYNDPDGGRASGAAACLDLMGVNYFFSKQPQWDNDERFKNKPTMGSETSSCVSSRGTYFFGTNYENYQVTSYDVAWPGWGCSPDEQFRINARYPHLLGEFVWTGFDYLGEPTPFNSDETNLLNFRTDSTKRKELEKALEEIRKKNPPSRSSYFGIVDLCGFPKDRFYSYQAHWRPDYPMAHIMPHWTWPGRKDSITPVHVYTSGDMAELFLNGESKGKKYKRPGEDFRLVWDSVVYQPGELRVVAYKNGKVWATDTMRTVGPRQKLLLLPETNTVKADGVDLCYIKLLVCDENNRMVPDASDNLNFSIEGPGEIVATDNGDATCLISFSSLVRPAYNGMAQVIIKAKKGAGGKIKVLAQTDTGLKKAETIINIK